Proteins from a single region of Haloterrigena alkaliphila:
- a CDS encoding AAC(3) family N-acetyltransferase, producing the protein MKPTRWSTIAINKAWEKRPRRIGTSDERQLEAVLESYSAYDEVFVHVGLSDVNAAFDGNPYEVLRDALTGSFESVLAPGFTDYFRESGVFDRQHSKPMHGTFSKLLLEDAEYRTRDPCKSILVDGPYRFDDRTHRDTFADDGCFEQLYEDDVLVAAIGTPHWKCSYLHHLEAKYGAPYSVEQTFEGVIHDDGEMEEVELRTNYYDSIFWSFNKLKLQRDLANAGILETLDLNGLPLYVTPIRELDQFIGQKMAEEPYYLVT; encoded by the coding sequence ATGAAGCCCACTCGGTGGTCAACGATCGCCATCAATAAGGCGTGGGAGAAACGGCCCCGTCGGATCGGGACCAGCGACGAACGCCAACTCGAGGCGGTGCTGGAGTCGTACTCCGCCTACGACGAGGTGTTCGTCCACGTCGGGTTGAGCGACGTCAACGCGGCCTTCGACGGCAATCCCTACGAGGTGCTCCGGGACGCGTTGACCGGTTCGTTCGAGTCGGTGCTCGCACCTGGATTCACGGATTACTTCCGGGAGTCCGGCGTCTTCGACAGGCAGCACTCGAAACCGATGCACGGGACGTTCTCCAAACTCCTCCTCGAGGACGCCGAGTATCGGACGCGGGATCCGTGCAAGTCGATCCTCGTCGACGGTCCGTACCGGTTCGACGACCGTACCCACCGGGACACGTTCGCCGACGACGGCTGTTTCGAGCAGCTCTACGAGGACGACGTGCTCGTCGCCGCGATCGGCACGCCCCACTGGAAGTGTTCGTACCTCCACCATCTCGAGGCCAAGTACGGCGCGCCGTACTCGGTCGAACAAACGTTCGAAGGGGTGATTCACGACGACGGCGAGATGGAAGAGGTAGAACTCCGAACCAACTACTACGACAGCATTTTCTGGAGTTTCAACAAGCTCAAACTCCAGCGGGACCTCGCGAACGCGGGGATCCTCGAGACCCTCGATCTGAACGGGCTTCCGCTGTACGTCACGCCGATCAGGGAACTCGATCAGTTTATCGGGCAGAAAATGGCGGAGGAGCCGTACTATCTCGTGACGTGA
- a CDS encoding histidine kinase N-terminal 7TM domain-containing protein yields the protein MFSHVLLSGILLATIAVGTAAALLAWRERPEPGAVPLVVMLVGQCWWSIFLVFDLQASTLEAKVFWANLRWIGVVAIPIGWMLFSLEYTGRDRYVRPRYVALLSLVPALTVWFALTDSPLLYTDSRLVRESGTLFLARTPGPWFWVIAAYTYLLGLLGSLPLLELIWNDSLPFRGQSAALLVGIAAPWVSNVLFLVGAIPLPGLDPTPVAFMISGVAYLGALTRFQLFGTSPSPTPRARRLLFERMPDGAVVTDSHDSVVDINGTAAAILGTARRPALGRPLREIVPDDSLVPTDGSVPRRRPFRSRHDDRLYDVTATHITDIRDRTIGHIITFHDISEHVRQQQRHEVLNRVFRHNIRTETNVISSYAELLADVERRGAADEITDSAARIEELAAKAREIIDLFERGRESTDAVPLESLLDEAVVTVREEYPDARIERERGPDDVYVDSVLESVFANLLENGVEHNTGSNPVVRISAETDDEWVRVRIADDGPGIDDYERSVLERGTETPLEHGSGLGLWLAKWGAEIAGGSVRFAANEPTGSIVTVSVPVLTPSGESRDESAAPAR from the coding sequence GTGTTCTCTCACGTTCTCCTCTCCGGAATCTTACTGGCGACCATTGCCGTCGGGACAGCGGCGGCGCTTCTGGCGTGGCGTGAACGGCCAGAACCCGGCGCCGTTCCGCTCGTCGTGATGCTCGTCGGGCAGTGCTGGTGGTCGATCTTCCTCGTGTTCGATCTGCAGGCGTCGACGCTCGAGGCGAAGGTCTTCTGGGCGAACCTCCGCTGGATCGGCGTCGTCGCCATTCCGATCGGCTGGATGCTCTTCTCGCTGGAGTACACCGGCCGCGATCGGTACGTTCGACCGCGGTACGTCGCGCTCCTCTCGCTCGTTCCGGCGCTCACCGTCTGGTTCGCGCTCACCGACAGTCCGCTGCTCTACACCGACTCGAGACTGGTTCGCGAGAGCGGAACGCTGTTTCTCGCTCGGACGCCCGGTCCCTGGTTCTGGGTGATCGCCGCCTACACGTACCTGCTGGGACTGCTCGGGTCGCTCCCGCTCCTCGAGTTGATCTGGAACGATTCGCTGCCGTTCAGGGGGCAAAGCGCCGCACTCCTCGTGGGGATCGCAGCGCCGTGGGTGAGCAACGTCCTCTTTCTCGTCGGGGCGATTCCGCTGCCGGGGCTCGATCCCACACCGGTCGCGTTCATGATCTCGGGCGTCGCCTACCTCGGTGCCCTTACGCGCTTTCAGCTCTTCGGGACGAGTCCGTCGCCGACGCCTCGCGCGCGCCGCCTGCTCTTCGAGCGGATGCCCGACGGCGCCGTCGTCACCGACAGTCACGACTCCGTCGTCGACATCAACGGTACCGCCGCAGCGATCCTAGGGACGGCGCGCCGTCCCGCGCTCGGACGGCCGCTTCGGGAGATCGTTCCCGACGACTCGCTCGTCCCGACGGACGGCTCGGTTCCGCGGCGACGCCCCTTCCGGAGCCGTCACGACGACCGGCTGTACGACGTGACGGCGACCCACATCACCGATATCCGCGATCGGACGATCGGACACATCATCACGTTTCACGATATCAGCGAACACGTCCGACAGCAACAGCGACACGAGGTCCTCAACCGCGTCTTCCGGCACAACATCCGCACCGAAACGAACGTCATCAGCAGCTACGCGGAGTTGCTCGCGGACGTCGAGCGACGGGGCGCGGCCGACGAAATCACGGACAGCGCGGCGCGGATCGAGGAGTTGGCGGCCAAGGCCCGCGAAATCATCGACCTCTTCGAACGGGGACGGGAGTCGACCGACGCCGTCCCCCTCGAGTCGCTCCTCGACGAGGCGGTCGTGACCGTCCGCGAGGAGTATCCGGACGCTCGCATCGAACGCGAGCGGGGGCCGGACGACGTCTACGTCGACAGCGTTCTCGAGTCGGTGTTCGCGAACCTCCTCGAGAACGGCGTCGAGCACAACACCGGTTCGAACCCCGTCGTTCGAATCTCCGCCGAGACCGACGACGAGTGGGTCCGGGTTCGGATCGCGGACGACGGTCCCGGGATCGACGACTACGAACGGTCGGTCCTCGAGCGCGGCACCGAGACGCCGCTCGAACACGGGAGCGGTCTCGGCCTCTGGCTGGCCAAGTGGGGTGCCGAAATCGCCGGCGGGTCGGTGCGCTTCGCGGCGAACGAGCCGACCGGATCGATCGTTACCGTCTCGGTGCCAGTGTTGACTCCGTCCGGCGAGTCGCGGGACGAATCGGCCGCGCCCGCGCGGTGA
- a CDS encoding UbiA family prenyltransferase, whose product MGRKNHTFSDDGSTAAAVHSALFARLPSSTERLWNALVYSSAYLSLIAMAEVVVVAVLLSVSPTPAAIVVGLVVFAVYANDRLADADTDAVSNPRQAAFVSRHRDALYVLASIAYGLAVALSVLGGPIALAITLLPGALWVCYATDWIPGTGVHVRRLKDRFLVNTIVVALAWAATLTFLPLAFAGSAVTPPALIVFGYFFLRVFTNTEIPNVRDIEGDRAIGVLTIPVVFGVDRTRQILAGIDCCTGALVVFAVATGQLSLALGLPLFVGLGYSLCVTSRIGRTDDVQLLARAAECEYLVVFTALVIVVLSG is encoded by the coding sequence ATGGGACGAAAAAATCACACGTTCTCGGACGACGGGAGTACGGCCGCAGCGGTCCACAGTGCGCTGTTCGCTCGGCTCCCCTCGAGTACGGAACGGCTCTGGAACGCCTTGGTGTACAGTTCTGCCTATCTCTCACTGATCGCGATGGCGGAGGTGGTCGTCGTCGCGGTCCTCCTCTCGGTGTCGCCCACTCCGGCGGCGATCGTCGTCGGGCTGGTCGTCTTCGCCGTCTACGCCAACGATCGCCTCGCGGACGCCGACACCGACGCGGTGTCGAATCCCCGACAGGCGGCGTTCGTCAGCCGACATCGAGACGCGCTGTACGTGCTCGCCTCGATCGCGTACGGCCTCGCCGTGGCGCTCTCCGTCCTCGGCGGACCGATCGCCCTCGCGATCACCCTCCTCCCGGGGGCGCTCTGGGTGTGCTACGCGACGGACTGGATTCCCGGCACCGGGGTCCACGTCCGGCGGCTGAAAGACCGCTTCCTCGTCAATACGATCGTGGTCGCGCTCGCGTGGGCCGCGACGCTGACGTTCCTCCCCCTCGCGTTCGCCGGGAGCGCCGTCACGCCGCCGGCGCTGATCGTCTTCGGGTACTTCTTCCTCCGGGTGTTCACGAACACGGAGATTCCGAACGTCCGCGATATCGAGGGCGACCGGGCGATCGGCGTCCTGACGATCCCGGTCGTCTTCGGCGTCGACCGGACGCGACAGATCCTCGCCGGCATCGACTGCTGTACGGGCGCGCTGGTCGTCTTCGCGGTCGCTACCGGACAGCTGTCTCTCGCTCTGGGGCTCCCGCTGTTCGTCGGACTCGGTTACTCGCTGTGCGTCACGTCGCGTATCGGCCGGACCGACGACGTGCAGTTGCTGGCGAGAGCGGCGGAGTGCGAGTACCTCGTCGTCTTCACCGCCCTCGTGATCGTCGTTCTGTCGGGATAA
- a CDS encoding phenylalanine--tRNA ligase subunit alpha, producing the protein MQLPEQQVAVVEAASADEAQSVEALAAATDLPPETVTGAVFELADEGLVAVEERVDETVALTDEGAEYADDVLPEVRLYEAALEAGADADPVQMGQVIGASRLEGPQVDIALSNYARKGYGTIDSGEITADPDADPSADAEAAALEALTGADEAPVDGVDVDSDTLEQLERRGLLERRESTVREVTLTERGVTELMAGIETAETVGQVTTELLTSGEWEDVEFAEYNVEADAEAIESGKVHVLRQMSERVKDVLVGMGFQEMDGPHVDADFWINDCLFMPQDHPARTHWDRFAMERPSHIDELPEDLVEAVERVHREGLGEDSEGYHSPWDEDFARALALRGHTTSLSTRYLSGTEIGEIEPPARFFSVEKAYRNDTLDATHLLEFYQIEGWVMAEDLSVRDLMGTFEEFYAQFGIEDIRFKPHYNPYTEPSFELFGTHPTTGELIEIGNSGIFREEMLEPLGVDCDVMAWGLALERLAMLTTGAEDIRDLHGTLADLEFLRNAEVTY; encoded by the coding sequence ATGCAACTTCCCGAACAACAGGTCGCGGTCGTCGAGGCCGCGAGCGCAGACGAGGCACAGTCCGTCGAGGCCCTCGCTGCGGCGACCGACCTCCCTCCGGAGACCGTCACCGGCGCGGTCTTCGAACTCGCGGACGAGGGGCTGGTCGCCGTCGAGGAGCGCGTCGACGAAACGGTCGCGCTGACCGACGAGGGTGCGGAGTACGCGGATGACGTCCTCCCCGAGGTGCGACTCTACGAGGCCGCCCTCGAGGCCGGCGCCGACGCCGACCCCGTCCAGATGGGACAGGTCATCGGCGCCTCCAGGCTCGAGGGACCGCAGGTCGACATCGCGCTCTCGAACTACGCCCGCAAGGGGTACGGAACGATCGACAGCGGCGAGATCACGGCCGATCCGGACGCCGATCCGTCGGCGGACGCGGAGGCCGCGGCGCTCGAGGCGCTCACCGGCGCGGACGAGGCGCCCGTCGACGGCGTCGACGTCGATTCGGACACGCTCGAGCAACTCGAACGGCGCGGCCTGCTCGAGCGCCGGGAGTCGACCGTCCGCGAGGTGACGCTGACCGAGCGCGGCGTCACGGAGCTGATGGCCGGGATCGAGACCGCCGAAACGGTCGGCCAGGTCACCACCGAACTGCTCACCAGCGGCGAGTGGGAAGACGTCGAGTTCGCCGAGTACAACGTCGAGGCAGACGCCGAGGCGATCGAGAGCGGGAAGGTGCACGTCCTCCGGCAGATGTCCGAGCGCGTGAAGGACGTCCTCGTCGGGATGGGGTTCCAGGAGATGGACGGCCCCCACGTCGACGCGGACTTCTGGATCAACGACTGCCTGTTCATGCCCCAAGACCACCCGGCGCGCACGCACTGGGACCGCTTTGCGATGGAGCGGCCCAGCCACATCGACGAGTTGCCCGAGGACCTCGTCGAGGCCGTCGAGCGCGTCCACCGCGAGGGACTCGGCGAGGACAGCGAGGGCTATCACTCGCCGTGGGACGAGGACTTCGCCCGCGCGCTCGCCCTGCGCGGCCACACCACCTCGCTGTCGACCCGCTACCTCTCCGGGACCGAGATCGGCGAGATCGAACCGCCAGCGCGCTTTTTCAGCGTCGAGAAGGCCTACCGCAACGACACGCTCGACGCGACCCACCTACTCGAGTTCTACCAGATCGAGGGCTGGGTGATGGCCGAGGACCTCTCGGTGCGGGATCTGATGGGCACCTTCGAGGAGTTCTACGCCCAGTTCGGCATCGAAGACATCCGGTTCAAACCACACTACAACCCCTACACCGAACCGAGCTTCGAGCTGTTCGGTACCCACCCCACGACGGGCGAACTGATCGAGATCGGGAACTCCGGCATCTTCCGCGAGGAGATGCTCGAGCCCCTCGGCGTCGACTGCGACGTGATGGCCTGGGGGCTCGCGCTGGAGCGACTCGCCATGCTCACCACCGGCGCGGAGGACATCCGCGACCTCCACGGCACGCTGGCCGATCTCGAGTTCCTGCGGAACGCGGAGGTGACCTACTGA
- the pheT gene encoding phenylalanine--tRNA ligase subunit beta — MPTVDIDPDELRGLTGREEKSDDELKDDLFGLGLEFEGRTEEGAFELEFAPDRLDRLSVEGVARSMRYQYGDSRGVHVPSTNDADWTIEVDESVPDERPYVTGAVIRDVDLDEEALESLIQLQEKLHATMGRKRAKGAIGIHDLTMLKGSDALRASENASGDEPRANPATEGNPTIQYVGVEPEEDTFVPLDADREMTPAQVLEDHQTGQTYADLVSEYERYPAIYDDLGLFSFPPVVNGRRTEVSTDSRDLFVEMTGTDQWTIDKMLNIVCYALAARGATLEDVRVEYPDGEIVRPDLSTKTKTVAHDRIETILGIGLDPEEVIDLAERSGLEAERDENDEGDLVYEVTIPPYRVDVLHPLDVIDDLGRAYGFNDLEPTYPDVGTVGGRHERSRLERAARTQLVGLGFEDMLNFHMINEAENYERLEVEPGADAYGTGEPATIKEAYSEDYTMLRTWTLPSLLMVLERNTHRSYPQHLAEIGFTARLDERENTGVGENRHVGAVLASHDAGYEDAKARLQALAENFDVDLETPPTDHPSFISGRTAAVVIDGENVGVIGEVHPKVLVEHDLEVPVAAFEFDLEALQ, encoded by the coding sequence ATGCCCACCGTCGACATCGACCCCGACGAACTGCGCGGCCTGACCGGTCGCGAGGAGAAAAGCGACGACGAACTCAAAGACGACCTGTTCGGCCTCGGCCTCGAGTTCGAGGGCCGAACCGAAGAGGGCGCGTTCGAACTCGAGTTCGCCCCCGACCGCCTCGACCGGCTCTCGGTCGAGGGCGTGGCGCGCTCGATGCGCTACCAGTACGGCGACTCGCGTGGTGTCCACGTCCCCTCGACGAACGACGCCGACTGGACCATCGAGGTCGACGAGTCGGTGCCCGACGAGCGCCCCTACGTGACGGGCGCGGTGATCCGCGACGTCGACCTCGACGAGGAGGCCCTCGAGTCGCTCATCCAGTTACAGGAGAAGCTCCACGCGACGATGGGCCGCAAGCGCGCGAAGGGCGCGATCGGGATCCACGACCTGACGATGCTGAAGGGTAGCGATGCGCTACGCGCATCGGAAAACGCGAGCGGCGATGAGCCGCGAGCGAACCCCGCGACGGAGGGCAACCCCACCATTCAGTACGTCGGCGTCGAACCCGAGGAGGACACGTTCGTCCCCCTCGACGCCGATCGGGAGATGACGCCGGCGCAGGTGCTCGAGGACCACCAGACCGGCCAGACCTACGCCGACCTCGTCAGCGAGTACGAACGCTACCCGGCGATCTACGACGATCTCGGGCTGTTCTCGTTCCCGCCGGTGGTCAACGGCCGGCGCACCGAGGTCTCGACCGACTCGCGGGACCTGTTCGTCGAGATGACGGGCACCGACCAGTGGACGATCGACAAGATGCTGAACATCGTCTGCTACGCGCTGGCCGCGCGGGGAGCCACGCTCGAGGACGTCCGCGTCGAGTATCCTGACGGCGAAATCGTTCGCCCCGACCTCTCGACGAAGACGAAGACGGTCGCCCACGACCGCATCGAGACCATCCTCGGCATCGGTCTCGACCCCGAAGAGGTGATCGACCTCGCCGAGCGCTCCGGACTCGAGGCGGAACGAGACGAAAACGACGAGGGCGACCTCGTCTACGAGGTCACCATCCCGCCGTACCGCGTCGACGTCCTCCACCCGCTGGACGTCATCGACGACCTCGGGCGGGCCTACGGCTTCAACGACCTCGAGCCGACCTACCCCGACGTGGGGACCGTCGGCGGCCGCCACGAGCGCTCCCGCCTCGAGCGGGCCGCGCGGACCCAACTGGTCGGGCTGGGCTTCGAGGACATGCTGAACTTCCACATGATCAACGAGGCGGAGAATTACGAACGCCTCGAGGTGGAGCCGGGCGCAGACGCCTACGGCACCGGCGAACCCGCGACGATCAAGGAGGCCTACAGCGAAGACTACACGATGCTGCGGACGTGGACGCTGCCCTCGCTGCTGATGGTCCTCGAGCGCAACACCCACCGCTCGTACCCCCAGCACCTCGCCGAGATCGGGTTCACGGCTCGCCTCGACGAGCGCGAGAACACCGGCGTCGGCGAGAACCGTCACGTCGGGGCCGTCCTCGCGAGCCACGATGCCGGCTACGAGGACGCCAAAGCCCGGCTGCAGGCGCTCGCGGAGAACTTCGACGTCGACCTCGAGACGCCGCCGACCGACCACCCGAGCTTCATTTCGGGTCGAACAGCCGCAGTCGTCATCGACGGCGAAAACGTCGGCGTGATCGGCGAGGTCCACCCGAAGGTGCTCGTCGAGCACGATCTCGAGGTACCCGTCGCGGCCTTCGAGTTCGACCTCGAGGCGCTGCAGTAG
- a CDS encoding non-histone chromosomal MC1 family protein codes for MVREDGKRNFALRESSGEESSVFSGNTPRQAALKAARRLEPGSSEESAERVELKLREKGTDKVHIYDGWAWEETAPDDKPDWMPGEITEANVSKKGIEHLDE; via the coding sequence ATGGTACGCGAAGACGGGAAACGAAACTTTGCACTGCGCGAGTCGTCCGGTGAAGAATCCAGCGTCTTCTCCGGTAACACACCCCGGCAGGCTGCCCTCAAGGCGGCCCGGCGGCTCGAGCCCGGCTCGAGCGAGGAATCGGCCGAGCGAGTCGAACTCAAGTTGCGCGAGAAGGGGACCGACAAAGTCCACATCTACGACGGCTGGGCCTGGGAGGAGACGGCTCCCGACGACAAACCCGACTGGATGCCAGGCGAGATCACGGAGGCCAACGTCTCGAAGAAAGGTATCGAACACCTGGACGAGTAA
- a CDS encoding MFS transporter, which yields MIPAKYKNLLLATAMFNLGFVIWFSFAPFTGEIANEFGLSVPQLGVVSSAAVIAVPLGRIVIGPLTDRYGAPVTAGGTMLLVGTFAIISAFAQTYDVFTASRIVASLAGITFVIGIQHVSEWFEAENLGTAEGIFAGIGNAGAGLGAYFTLPRIFGEGYAGPPFSSNWRAAFFYTGVLAVVLGVLAVVLGVLYFVFGDAAKSDAKRAETQQGVSREQWFYIATRHGAVVLAVAYVMTFGLELAMNGWLGTYYREAFGQSDIVIAATFSIAAGLLRPIGGYVSDLVARKEKDILPVFTGRYREQWTFATLVFVVLAMFGMTAAGLTDNVYVAVVAGFFVGVGCAFSEGAIFAQVPAVFPDNSGSVAGFVGGIGSSGGSIYPLIFSASFLNIHYGYAVVGLTMVPIIALAAWVFQPHIAERATETGWFISENPAAVNGNSPGPTSND from the coding sequence ATGATCCCCGCGAAGTACAAGAACTTGCTCCTCGCGACGGCGATGTTCAACCTCGGCTTCGTGATCTGGTTCTCCTTCGCGCCGTTCACGGGGGAGATCGCAAACGAGTTCGGCCTCTCGGTGCCCCAACTGGGGGTCGTCTCGAGTGCGGCGGTCATCGCCGTGCCGCTGGGTCGGATCGTCATCGGGCCCCTGACCGACAGGTACGGCGCGCCGGTGACCGCGGGGGGAACGATGCTCCTCGTCGGAACCTTCGCGATCATCAGCGCGTTCGCACAGACCTACGATGTGTTCACGGCCTCGCGAATCGTCGCCTCGCTAGCGGGGATCACCTTCGTCATCGGTATCCAGCACGTCTCCGAGTGGTTCGAAGCGGAAAACCTGGGCACTGCGGAGGGGATCTTCGCCGGAATCGGCAACGCCGGCGCGGGACTGGGCGCGTACTTCACCCTCCCGCGAATCTTCGGTGAGGGGTACGCCGGGCCGCCGTTCTCGTCGAACTGGCGCGCCGCGTTCTTCTACACCGGCGTGCTCGCCGTCGTCCTCGGCGTGCTCGCCGTCGTCCTCGGCGTGCTCTACTTCGTCTTCGGCGACGCGGCGAAAAGCGACGCGAAACGCGCGGAGACCCAACAGGGCGTCAGCCGGGAGCAGTGGTTCTACATCGCGACGCGCCACGGCGCCGTCGTGCTCGCGGTGGCGTACGTCATGACCTTCGGCCTCGAACTGGCGATGAACGGCTGGCTGGGCACCTACTACCGCGAGGCGTTCGGCCAGAGCGACATCGTGATCGCGGCGACGTTCTCGATCGCGGCCGGGTTGCTCCGCCCGATCGGCGGCTACGTCAGCGACCTCGTCGCGCGCAAGGAGAAAGACATCCTCCCGGTGTTCACGGGTCGCTACCGCGAGCAGTGGACGTTCGCGACGCTCGTGTTCGTCGTGCTCGCGATGTTCGGCATGACGGCGGCCGGACTGACCGACAACGTCTACGTCGCCGTCGTCGCCGGCTTCTTCGTCGGCGTCGGGTGTGCGTTCTCCGAGGGTGCGATCTTCGCGCAGGTGCCCGCGGTATTCCCCGACAACTCGGGGTCGGTCGCCGGCTTCGTCGGCGGAATCGGCTCCTCGGGTGGGTCGATCTACCCGCTGATCTTCTCCGCGTCGTTCCTGAACATTCACTACGGCTACGCGGTCGTCGGGCTCACGATGGTCCCGATCATCGCCCTTGCCGCGTGGGTCTTCCAGCCCCACATCGCCGAGCGCGCGACCGAAACCGGCTGGTTCATCTCCGAGAACCCCGCCGCCGTTAACGGAAACAGTCCCGGTCCGACCAGCAACGATTGA
- a CDS encoding SagB/ThcOx family dehydrogenase, whose protein sequence is MPTGALEYHERTKHSPRSVREGSKGLDFDNKPTPYKEYVDLPTRPLAERIRPPQQPALSAVAESTPDGEPSRGHDRAPDLETVTTLCYYAAGITKEIELRNRTKLFRAAATTGALYHVDLYVVCGDLEGGESDTATTESLEAGVYHFDPRTCSLDVLREGDYRGVLVAATEYDAVADAPLSVVATSTWWRNAWKYEERTFRHAFWDSGTTLANLLAVAHALDYRAEVITGFADRPVADLLGVDPEREAPLEIVPIGAGEPLSDETSADIDPIDPDTDPLSSNEKEFPLIHEAWRAGVLKDGAAADAWRTGGPTAHRPIGTRDPGDGERVPLEPVGPETASSRPLHRTIRRRGSCREYERDPISFRKLSTVLDRAVRGVPIDVRREAERREVSEERAGVAGSERSEGHGKASGETASEQRHASRDDDPPLSFCDAYLIVNGVDGLEAGTYHYHPDGGELERLRAGEFRQEASHLALDQRLAGDAAVCVYFLTDLEEIVDSFGDRGYRAAQLEAALTAGRLYLGTYAHLRLGGTGLTFYDDVVTDFFAPRATGQTPLFLYTMGRPA, encoded by the coding sequence ATGCCGACCGGGGCGCTCGAGTACCACGAACGGACGAAGCACTCCCCCAGAAGCGTCCGCGAGGGGAGTAAGGGATTAGACTTCGACAACAAACCGACGCCGTACAAGGAGTACGTCGACCTGCCGACGAGACCGCTCGCCGAGCGGATTCGACCGCCCCAGCAGCCCGCGCTGTCGGCGGTCGCCGAGTCGACGCCGGACGGGGAACCGAGTCGCGGACACGATCGAGCACCGGACCTCGAGACGGTCACGACCCTCTGTTACTACGCCGCGGGGATCACCAAGGAGATCGAACTGCGCAACCGGACGAAGTTGTTCCGCGCCGCGGCGACCACCGGTGCGCTCTATCACGTCGATCTCTACGTCGTCTGTGGGGACCTCGAGGGCGGCGAGTCGGACACTGCGACCACCGAATCGCTCGAGGCCGGCGTCTACCACTTTGATCCCCGAACGTGCTCGCTGGACGTCCTCCGCGAGGGCGACTACCGCGGCGTCCTCGTGGCCGCCACCGAGTACGATGCCGTCGCCGACGCCCCGCTGTCGGTCGTCGCGACCTCGACGTGGTGGCGCAACGCGTGGAAATACGAGGAGCGAACCTTCCGCCATGCCTTCTGGGACTCGGGGACGACGCTGGCGAACCTGCTCGCGGTCGCCCACGCGCTGGACTACCGCGCGGAGGTCATCACCGGCTTCGCCGACCGGCCCGTCGCCGACCTGCTCGGCGTCGATCCCGAGCGCGAGGCGCCCCTCGAGATCGTGCCGATCGGCGCCGGCGAGCCTCTTTCGGACGAGACGAGCGCCGATATTGATCCGATCGATCCTGACACCGACCCCCTCTCATCGAACGAGAAAGAGTTCCCGCTGATCCACGAGGCGTGGCGAGCCGGCGTGCTCAAGGACGGCGCCGCCGCCGACGCGTGGCGCACTGGCGGACCGACGGCACACCGACCGATCGGGACTCGCGACCCCGGCGACGGCGAGCGCGTTCCGCTCGAGCCGGTCGGCCCGGAGACGGCCTCGAGTCGGCCGCTGCACCGAACGATCCGACGGCGGGGCTCCTGTCGCGAGTACGAGCGTGATCCGATCAGTTTCCGGAAGCTGTCGACTGTGCTCGATCGGGCCGTCCGTGGCGTGCCGATTGACGTTCGTCGCGAGGCCGAACGACGTGAGGTCTCGGAAGAGCGAGCGGGAGTCGCGGGGTCCGAGCGAAGCGAGGGCCACGGTAAAGCGAGCGGTGAAACCGCGAGCGAGCAGCGACACGCGAGCCGGGACGACGATCCGCCGCTGTCGTTCTGCGACGCCTACCTGATCGTCAACGGCGTCGACGGTCTCGAGGCCGGCACCTACCACTACCACCCCGACGGGGGCGAACTCGAGCGACTCCGGGCGGGCGAATTCCGGCAAGAGGCGAGCCACCTCGCGTTGGACCAGCGGCTGGCCGGCGACGCGGCGGTCTGCGTCTATTTCCTCACGGACCTCGAGGAGATCGTCGACTCGTTCGGCGACCGCGGCTACCGCGCGGCGCAACTCGAGGCCGCGCTGACTGCGGGACGGCTGTATCTGGGGACCTACGCTCACCTGAGGCTGGGCGGGACGGGACTGACCTTCTACGACGACGTCGTGACCGACTTCTTCGCGCCGCGGGCCACTGGACAGACGCCGCTGTTCCTGTACACAATGGGACGACCGGCGTAG